The Candidatus Cloacimonadota bacterium nucleotide sequence GGGTTTACCCCCTCGCAAACAACGCCTAAATTAATTTGTGCCTATACATAAACTCACATATCAGCTAGAATATAATCCTTCATTCATTTTTACAACTCATCCCCTAACCCCTTCTCTTCAAAAAGAAGGGGAACTCTTGTCTCTCTCTTCTCGACAGGAGAGCATTGGGGAACGAGAATTGAAAAAAATAGCCTATCCGTTCACGGATAGGTATAGAATGAAATAGATTATTCTACGTCATTATGGCGTTTAGCAACAGTTGAAACTTGAAAAGGGAATAGTCCCTAACTGCTGCGCTATTAATAATTTGAATTTAGTTCCAGCAAATACCCATAAACCTGCCCGAGAGCAATACCAGCGTCATTGGGTGGAACCTGCTGATTGAAATATAAATTGAATTTACTGCTTTTAAATTTTTGCAAAATCATGTCAACAAGAACGGCATTTTGGAACACACCTCCGGAAAAAGAAATATTTCTACAGCCGTATTCCGCTTGAATTTTTTTGCATAACTCAAACACAATTTCTGCAATAGTAAAATGAAATCGGGATGAAATTTCGCCTTTTTCAACTTTGTTTTTCACATCTTGAACAATTTCGCAAATCATGGAAGAAATGTCAAATTGAATAAGTCCGTGATTTCCGCTAATTTCCCACGAATACGGCTGATCAATTTTTCTCTCGGCAATTGATTCAAGCTTCATAGGTGCTTCCCCCTGATAAGTGTTGTAATTGCAAACGCCGATCAAAGAGGCAATTGCGTCAAAGAGTCTGCCCATACTGGAATTCATAATTTTTGCCGACCGGTTTCGTAAAATGTGCAGCAGGAATTTTTTTTGCGGATATTTTTCGTCCGGAATAAATTTATCAATCATTTTCGGGCAGGCATCATACAGATAAATAAGAGCCATTCGCCACGGCTCTTTTGCAGCCATATCAGCGGAAACCATCGGCTGATATTTCAGATGAGCGACTCGTTTTGCTTTTTTCCCATTTATTACAAAAAATTCTCCACCCCAAATCTGTCCGTCATCACCGAGTCCGGTTCCGTCAAAAGAAACTCCAATAGTTTTTTCCAAACCATGCTCTGCCATTACGGAATAAATATGAGCTTTATGATGCTGGATAAATTTTATGGGAATTTTGTTTTCTTCCGCATATTTTTCGGCAAATTGGGTAGAAAAATAATTTCGATGCTTATCCGCGATTACGATTTTGGGATTTATCTCAAACATTTTTTTGAAATAAGCAAGAGTTTCCTTATAAAATTTTAGATTGCTCGCATACTGCAAATCCCCTAAAAATTGGCTTCCCAAAAATATAGAATTTTTCAGCAAACCGAAACTTCCTTTCATGTCCGCACCNNNNNNNNNNNNNNNNNNNNNNNNNNNNNNNNNNNNNNNNNNNNNNNNNNNNNNNNNNNNNNNNNNNNNNNNNNNNNNNNNNNNNNNNNNNNNNNNNNNNGCTGCGAAAATCGGTTCATCGTCAGGGAATGGTCCCTGGTTTATCCCGTGAAATGCTTTTATCTTTTTTATTTCACTGGGACGACTCAATTCAATGGATTTACTTGGCTGAATGCCCGATTTTGCTTCTTTCATTATACTGTCAAGCGGGACACTTGACCTACTCTTCAATTTAATTGGAAAAGGAGTAAATCCTCGTGCTTTGCGAATAATAATTTTTTCTTTACCGCAAAATTTTACAA carries:
- a CDS encoding carbamoyltransferase HypF, whose product is GADMKGSFGLLKNSIFLGSQFLGDLQYASNLKFYKETLAYFKKMFEINPKIVIADKHRNYFSTQFAEKYAEENKIPIKFIQHHKAHIYSVMAEHGLEKTIGVSFDGTGLGDDGQIWGGEFFVINGKKAKRVAHLKYQPMVSADMAAKEPWRMALIYLYDACPKMIDKFIPDEKYPQKKFLLHILRNRSAKIMNSSMGRLFDAIASLIGVCNYNTYQGEAPMKLESIAERKIDQPYSWEISGNHGLIQFDISSMICEIVQDVKNKVEKGEISSRFHFTIAEIVFELCKKIQAEYGCRNISFSGGVFQNAVLVDMILQKFKSSKFNLYFNQQVPPNDAGIALGQVYGYLLELNSNY